A stretch of the Musa acuminata AAA Group cultivar baxijiao chromosome BXJ2-7, Cavendish_Baxijiao_AAA, whole genome shotgun sequence genome encodes the following:
- the LOC103992678 gene encoding ABC transporter A family member 7, protein MESISSAASSSRRPASFFTQANALLRKNLTFQKRNLKTNIGIVAFPIFICVLIVLIQRVINNELNKDKFQCGCQGGDCGLQYSTLDQVATCPISSPPEWSALIQVPRPQYRAVRTDFSLSADLPDESCRASQSCPAAVLLTGGNRSLAQSLAQSLFLSSSSALNFSDYPSSLSNVILGTDTPTENTQFIEPAFVSDRPFYVVQPQCTTNATSSISFKNANISIELGLKCVQGLTLWRDNSSLINDELFKGYRQGNSERKANEFIAAYDFLNSDENGFNLNIWYNSTYNNDTGFVEVALVRVPRTVNAASNAYLKFRKGVGAMVMFDFVKEMPKTGTDRRFDFSSLLGPLFFTWIIELLFPVILTYIVYERQQKLRIMMKMHGLKDGPYWFISYIYFFSLSSVYMICFVIFGSIIGLKFFRLNDYSIQVVFYFIYINLQIALAFLIAPFFSAVKTATVFGYNYVFGSGLLGEFLLRFFIEDTSFPRGWILVMELVPGFSLYRGLFEFSQYSFSGDSMGTSGMKWGDLDDSQNGMKAVLIIMFVEWLVLLVVAFYLDQLIGGGIRKDPIFFLRYFRKKSSVSQRKPSFQRQGSKVFVEMERPDVSQEREVVEQLLLESSFSHAVISDNLKKVYPGRDGNPDKLAVRGLSLALPNGECFGMLGPNGAGKTTFINMMIGLITPTSGTAYVQGVDIGTNMDEIYTSMGVCPQHDLLWETLTGREHLLFYGRLKNLKGAALLQAVDESLKSVNLFYGGVGDKQAGKYSGGMKRRLSVAISLIGDPKVVYMDEPSTGLDPASRNNLWNVVKNAKRDRAIILTTHSMEEAEVLCDRLGIFVDGGFQCIGNPKELKARYGGSYVFTMTTSVNEEEEVESLVRQLSPSANKIYHISGTQKFELPKQEVRIADVFRAVEIAKSKFTIHAWGLADTTLEDVFIKVAKGAQSLNVLS, encoded by the exons ATGGAGTCAATCTCCTCCGCCGCCTCTTCCTCTCGCCGTCCCGCCAGCTTCTTCACCCAAGCCAATGCTCTCCTTCGCAAGAATCTCACCTTCCAG AAGCGGAACCTGAAGACCAACATCGGGATCGTCGCGTTCCCCATCTTTATCTGCGTCCTGATCGTCCTCATTCAGCGAGTGATCAACAACGAGCTGAACAAGGATAAGTTCCAATGCGGGTGCCAGGGAGGCGACTGCGGCCTCCAGTACTCGACGCTGGATCAGGTCGCCACTTGCCCCATTTCAAGCCCTCCTGAGTGGTCCGCTCTCATCCAAGTTCCTCGCCCCCAGTATCGCGCCGTCAGAACCGACTTTTCTCTATCTGCCGACTTGCCCGATGAGTCCTGCAGAGCTTCCCAGTCCTGTCCCGCGGCAGTGCTCCTCACTGGCGGTAACCGATCCCTCGCGCAAA GTCTAGCACAGAGTCTGTTTCTAAGCTCTTCCTCTGCGTTGAATTTCTCGGATTATCCCAGTAGTTTGTCGAATGTCATCCTC GGGACGGATACACCTACCGAGAACACACAATTCATTGAACCAGCTTTTGTCTCTGACAGGCCCTTTTATGTAGTCCAACCGCAATGCACAACAAACGCAACAAGTTCAATTTCGTTTAAAAACGCCAACATATCGATTGAGCTAG GGTTAAAGTGTGTTCAAGGTTTGACTTTGTGGCGCGATAATTCATCATTGATAAATGATGAGTTGTTTAAGGGTTATCGACAAGGAAATTCAGAGAGGAAGGCAAATGAGTTCATTGCAG CCTATGACTTCTTGAATTCTgatgagaatggtttcaatttAAACATTTGGTACAACTCAACCTATAATAATGACACTGGTTTTGTTGAAGTTGCATTGGTTCGCGTTCCTCGCACAGTGAATGCG GCCTCCAATGCCTACCTGAAGTTTCGGAAAGGTGTTGGTGCAATGGTAATGTTTGATTTTGTTAAAGAAATGCCAAAAACTGGAACAGACCGGAGGTTtgacttttcttctcttcttggtcCATTATTCTTCACGTGGATCATTGAGCTACTTTTCCCA GTTATTCTCACATATATTGTCTACGAGAGGCAACAAAAGTTAAGAATCATGATGAAAATGCATGGGCTAAAGGATGGACCTTACTGGTTCATATCTTACATTTATTTTTTCTCTCTATCATCAGTCTACATGATATGTTTTGTGATATTTGGCTCTATAATAG GGCTAAAATTTTTCAGATTGAATGACTACAGCATACAAGTTGTgttctatttcatttatataaacTTGCAGATAGCATTGGCCTTTCTTATAGCACCTTTCTTTTCTGCTGTGAAAACTGCCACAG TGTTTGGTTATAATTATGTATTCGGTTCTGGCTTATTGGGAGAGTTCCTCTTgcgtttttttattgaagataccagCTTCCCAA GAGGTTGGATTCTAGTCATGGAGCTTGTTCCTGGATTTTCCTTGTATCGTGGGCTATTTGAGTTTTCACAGTATTCTTTTAGTGGAGATTCTATGGGGACTTCTGGTATGAAGTGGGGAGATTTAGATGATAGTCAAAATGGGATGAAAGCTGTGTTGATTATAATGTTTGTTGAGTGGCTAGTTCTGCTTGTAGTTGCATTCTACTTGGATCAGTTAATAGGAGGTGGAATCAGGAAGGATCCTATTTTTTTTCTACGCTATTTCCGGAAGAAGTCTTCAGTATCCCAAAGAAAGCCTAGTTTTCAGAGACAAGGATCCAAAGTTTTTGTTGAAATGGAGAGACCTGATGTTTCTCAAGAA AGAGAAGTTGTGGAGCAACTGCTACTGGAATCCAGTTTTAGTCATGCAGTCATTTCTGATAATCTCAAAAAAGTCTACCCTGGACGGGATGGAAATCCAGACAAACTTGCAGTTCGAGGGCTGTCTCTTGCTTTACCTAATGGTGAATGTTTTGGCATGCTTGGCCCTAATGGTGCTGGAAAAACTACCTTTATCAATATG ATGATTGGGCTTATTACACCGACCTCCGGCACTGCTTATGTTCAGGGAGTGGACATAGGGACCAATATGGACGAAATTTACACAAGCATGGGTGTATGCCCACAGCATGA CTTGCTTTGGGAGACATTAACTGGCAGAGAACATCTATTATTTTATGGTCGACTGAAAAACCTTAAAGGTGCTGCATTGCTGCAG GCAGTTGATGAATCTTTGAAGAGTGTAAATTTGTTTTATGGTGGTGTTGGAGATAAACAAGCTGGAAAATATAGCGGTGGAATGAAAAGGAGGCTGAGTGTCGCAATTTCACTGATTGGTGATCCTAAG GTCGTGTACATGGATGAACCAAGCACAGGACTAGACCCAGCATCAAGAAACAACTTATGGAATGTTGTGAAGAATGCAAAAAGAGACCGAGCAATTATACTCACAA CACACTCCATGGAGGAAGCCGAGGTATTGTGTGATCGTCTGGGTATCTTTGTTGATGGAGGTTTCCAGTGCATAGGAAATCCAAAGGAG CTCAAGGCTAGGTACGGTGGATCGTATGTCTTCACAATGACCACATCTGTAAACGAGGAAGAGGAGGTTGAAAGCTTAGTTCGGCAGCTATCTCCAAGTGCAAACAAGATATATCATATTTCTGGGACCCAAAAATTCGAGTTGCCCAAGCAGGAGGTCAGAATTGCTGATGTCTTCCGAGCAGTCGAGATCGCAAAGAGTAAATTCACGATTCACGCATGGGGTCTGGCTGACACCACATTGGAGGATGTCTTCATCAAAGTTGCCAAAGGCGCACAATCGTTGAATGTGCTTTCGTGA
- the LOC135617847 gene encoding hypersensitive-induced response protein 1 yields MGQALGCVQVDQSTVAVRETFGKFDEILDPGCHFLPWCIGRQIAGYLSLRVQQLDVRCETKTKDNVFVTVVASVQYRALAEKASDAFYRLSNTREQIQSYVFDVIRASVPKLNLDDAFEQKNDIAKAVEDELEKAMSMYGYEIVQTLIVDIEPDEHVKRAMNEINAAARLRVAANEKAEAEKILQIKRAEGDAESKYLAGLGIARQRQAIVDGLRDSVLAFSVNVPGTTAKDVMDMVLVTQYFDTMKEIGASSKSSSVFIPHGPGAVRDIATQIRDGLLQANTLQ; encoded by the exons ATGGGGCAAGCTCTGGGTTGTGTACAAGTGGACCAGTCAACTGTTGCCGTTAGAGAAACTTTTGGAAAGTTTGATGAGATTCTTGATCCTGGATGTCATTTCTTGCCCTGGTGTATAGGGAGGCAAATTGCTGGGTATCTTTCACTGCGTGTGCAGCAACTTGATGTCCGTTGTGAAACAAAGACAAAG GATAACGTGTTTGTCACCGTTGTTGCGTCTGTTCAATACCGTGCTCTCGCTGAGAAGGCATCTGATGCTTTCTACAGGCTTAGCAACACAAGAGAACAAATTCAATCCTATGTTTTCGATG TCATCAGGGCCAGTGTTCCAAAGCTGAACTTGGATGATGCATTTGAACAGAAGAATGATATTGCTAAAGCTGTAGAAGATGAGCTTGAAAAG GCAATGTCAATGTATGGGTATGAGATTGTTCAAACCTTGATTGTGGATATTGAACCTGATGAACATGTCAAGAGGGCAATGAATGAGATTAATGCAG CTGCTCGGCTGCGGGTGGCAGCTAATGAGAAAGCTGAAGCTGAAAAGATACTGCAGATCAAACGAGCAGAAGGAGATGCGGAATCGAAGTACTTGGCCGGATTAGGTATAGCAAGACAACGCCAGGCCATTGTGGATGGCCTGAGAGATAGCGTGCTTGCTTTCTCAGTAAATGTACCAGGAACAACAGCCAAGGATGTCATGGACATGGTCTTAGTGACGCAATACTTTGATACCATGAAGGAGATTGGAGCCTCCTCGAAGTCCTCTTCTGTGTTCATCCCCCATGGGCCCGGAGCTGTGAGAGACATTGCTACTCAGATCAGGGATGGCCTTCTTCAAGCAAATACACTTCagtaa